A window from Labrus mixtus chromosome 14, fLabMix1.1, whole genome shotgun sequence encodes these proteins:
- the si:dkey-251i10.1 gene encoding ADP/ATP translocase 2 has product MNETAVSFAKDFLAGGISAAISKTAVAPIERVKLLLQVQHASKQITADMQYKGIMDCVVRIPKEQGFLSFWRGNLANVIRYFPTQALNFAFKDKYKRIFLDGVDKRAQFWRYFAGNLASGGAAGATSLCFVYPLDFARTRLAADVGKAGAGREFNGLGDCLVKIFRSDGLKGLYQGFNVSVQGIIIYRAAYFGIYDTAKGMLPDSKNASILVSWMIAQSVTAVAGLTSYPFDTVRRRMMMQSGRKGADIMYTGTIDCWRKIARDEGGKAFFKGAWSNVLRGMGGAFVLVLYDELKKVL; this is encoded by the exons ATGAATGAGACAGCTGTATCTTTCGCCAAGGATTTCTTGGCCGGTGGCATCTCGGCTGCCATCTCCAAAACAGCCGTCGCCCCGATCGAGAGAGTGAAGctgctccttcag GTCCAGCATGCCAGCAAGCAGATCACCGCAGATATGCAGTACAAGGGAATCATGGACTGTGTCGTCCGTATCCCCAAGGAGCAGGGATTCCTTTCCTTCTGGAGAGGTAACCTTGCCAATGTCATCAGATATTTCCCCACCCAGGCCCTCAACTTTGCGTTCAAGGACAAGTACAAGAGGATCTTCCTTGACGGCGTCGACAAGCGCGCCCAGTTCTGGAGGTACTTCGCCGGCAACCTGGCCTCCGGTGGCGCCGCCGGAGCGACCTCCCTCTGTTTCGTGTACCCCCTCGACTTCGCCCGTACCCGTCTGGCCGCCGATGTCGGCAAGGCCGGCGCTGGCCGGGAGTTCAACGGTCTGGGAGACTGCCTGGTGAAGATCTTCAGGTCTGATGGTCTGAAGGGCCTGTACCAGGGCTTCAACGTGTCCGTGCAGGGCATCATCATCTACAGGGCTGCGTACTTTGGCATCTACGACACAGCCAAGG GTATGCTTCCCGACTCCAAGAACGCCAGCATTTTGGTGAGCTGGATGATCGCTCAGAGTGTGACCGCTGTTGCCGGTCTGACCTCATACCCCTTCGACACTGTCCGTAGACGTATGATGATGCAGTCTGGACGTAAAGGAG CCGACATCATGTACACCGGGACCATCGACTGCTGGCGCAAGATTGCACGCGACGAAGGTGGCAAGGCTTTCTTCAAGGGGGCCTGGTCCAACGTGCTCAGAGGCATGGGCGGCGCCTTCGTGCTGGTGTTGTACGACGAGCTGAAGAAAGTCCTGTAA